In Leptospira sp. WS58.C1, a single genomic region encodes these proteins:
- the msrA gene encoding peptide-methionine (S)-S-oxide reductase MsrA, with protein sequence MGINLFKLIRLESIVITFIIYGFSNIVYTKEIPKLETAIFAGGCFWCMEGPFEKLPGVISVISGYTGGKEKNPTYEDVGYGRTGHRESVLITYDPKKIEYSKLLDTYWRQIDPTDPGGQFADRGNQYKTAIYYKNEAQKKLAQEFKDKIGASGKFSSPIVVEILPASEFYPAEEYHQDYYKKNPAHYKQYRKGSGREDYVKEVWGGETQR encoded by the coding sequence ATGGGAATAAATTTGTTCAAACTTATAAGATTAGAATCCATAGTTATAACTTTCATAATATATGGTTTTTCGAATATTGTTTATACTAAAGAAATTCCAAAATTAGAAACAGCCATTTTTGCAGGAGGATGTTTCTGGTGTATGGAGGGTCCGTTTGAAAAACTGCCCGGTGTAATATCCGTAATTTCAGGTTATACCGGCGGAAAAGAAAAAAATCCCACATACGAGGATGTAGGTTATGGAAGAACGGGACATAGAGAATCCGTACTTATCACGTACGATCCGAAAAAGATCGAATACTCAAAACTTTTAGACACATATTGGAGACAGATAGATCCGACAGATCCGGGTGGACAATTTGCGGATAGAGGTAACCAATATAAAACTGCTATTTATTACAAGAACGAAGCGCAAAAAAAACTAGCCCAAGAATTTAAGGATAAGATAGGAGCTTCCGGAAAATTCTCCTCTCCTATCGTTGTGGAAATATTACCCGCTTCGGAATTTTATCCGGCGGAAGAATACCATCAGGATTATTATAAAAAGAACCCCGCACATTATAAACAATACAGAAAGGGCTCCGGGAGAGAGGATTACGTTAAAGAAGTCTGGGGCGGAGAGACGCAGAGATAA